Proteins encoded together in one Pyxidicoccus trucidator window:
- a CDS encoding CHAT domain-containing protein, translating to MRRAALLLALALVLTSGACQCQRQAPAALPPPPPTQSLRVGFAGCAAVIGGPVCELPGDRRLRLWVELPARVALAVSAGGARLPVEEREAPGGRACTFVVPAGATEVVLEVALPGGPAVWRLPVRETEPVPLLQRATALRMEGKADEAARLLREEAPALPDVARARARSLLARVELSLGHSEEAVALLRETLKLHRDAQRRSDETSDAMVLTYTLIHHGRRFTEAREVLGALGPLEGSHPEGSAHVAYHEGLLALESGDPGTALRHFTEAALLAERLGIGRMQRAVQQVLATTLQSLGRDAESLALLEVLRAETGDSDCEKADLLTNIGWGLLLAREAGGPPRGEPEPPLEEALALYRGVCASPDDEANVLVNLALAELHAGRAEAAAARLREARRARPEPGARLALWWLDLEGRILLAAGHARQARHRFARLAELAEASASPEARWRAAFGRARAAEQLGDVRAALATYAQAEDLLDGEALRVPLMEGRHVFLRERERGSRAYVTLAVKAGHVEEALEVARRARARVLEAVRLSGRVTHLPSAERARWDSALSAYRQEREALDEEAARDWRLSAARLAEVRQARRLREERLRALLEEAFSLLAPASAVSPSRGARARPVPGELWLVYYPAPRGWVGFAADDRGVTARFLEPVSPGAPPATLAATLLEPFHAELAAARRVTLVPYGVLRAVDFHALPFNGDALVAGRPVAYALDLARSESRLAGAGARERTALIVADPEGNLPQAREEARRVDEALRGDWRVQMLSGPAATGAGVRAALERAELFHYAGHGRFAGLGGWESTMPLHEGRLLVGDVLALRRVPSWVVLSGCETVRAAQDSPVEGLELAQAFLAAGAQGAVAAWREVDDAHAMELMRALYREGGPGTSTELPDALRRAQLELRASRPESDWAAFRALVP from the coding sequence ATGAGGCGGGCCGCGCTGCTGCTGGCCCTGGCGCTCGTGCTCACCAGCGGGGCCTGCCAGTGCCAACGGCAGGCGCCCGCCGCACTTCCCCCTCCCCCTCCGACGCAGTCGCTGCGCGTCGGGTTCGCCGGCTGCGCCGCCGTCATCGGTGGACCGGTATGTGAGCTCCCCGGGGACCGCCGCCTGCGGCTCTGGGTGGAGCTTCCCGCGCGGGTGGCACTGGCTGTCTCGGCGGGTGGGGCCCGGCTTCCCGTGGAGGAGCGGGAGGCGCCGGGCGGGCGTGCCTGCACCTTCGTCGTGCCAGCCGGAGCCACGGAGGTGGTGCTGGAGGTGGCGCTACCGGGGGGCCCGGCAGTGTGGCGGCTGCCGGTGCGGGAGACGGAGCCGGTGCCACTCCTCCAGCGCGCGACGGCGCTGCGCATGGAGGGGAAGGCCGACGAGGCGGCGCGACTGCTGCGCGAGGAGGCCCCGGCGCTCCCGGACGTCGCTCGCGCACGGGCGAGGAGCCTCCTGGCCCGCGTCGAGCTGTCGCTGGGCCATTCCGAGGAGGCAGTCGCGCTGCTGAGGGAGACGCTGAAGCTCCACCGCGACGCGCAGCGCCGCTCGGACGAGACCAGCGACGCGATGGTCCTCACCTATACGCTCATCCACCATGGGCGCCGCTTCACCGAGGCGCGCGAGGTGCTCGGCGCGCTGGGCCCCCTGGAGGGAAGCCATCCCGAGGGGAGCGCCCATGTGGCCTATCACGAGGGGCTGCTGGCCCTCGAGTCGGGGGACCCCGGCACCGCGCTCAGGCACTTCACCGAGGCGGCGCTGCTCGCGGAGCGGCTGGGCATCGGGCGCATGCAACGGGCGGTGCAGCAGGTGCTGGCGACGACGCTCCAGTCCCTCGGCCGCGACGCCGAGTCCCTCGCGCTGCTGGAGGTGCTGCGTGCGGAGACCGGGGACTCCGACTGTGAAAAGGCGGACCTGCTCACCAACATCGGCTGGGGACTGCTGCTCGCGCGGGAAGCCGGGGGCCCGCCCCGGGGCGAGCCGGAGCCCCCGCTGGAGGAGGCGCTCGCGCTCTACCGCGGCGTGTGTGCCAGCCCCGATGATGAGGCCAATGTCCTCGTGAATCTGGCGCTGGCGGAGCTGCATGCGGGGCGCGCCGAGGCCGCGGCGGCCCGGCTGCGCGAGGCCCGCCGCGCGCGCCCGGAGCCGGGAGCACGCCTCGCCCTGTGGTGGCTGGACCTCGAGGGCCGCATCCTCCTGGCGGCGGGGCACGCGCGCCAGGCACGGCACCGCTTCGCGCGACTGGCGGAGCTGGCCGAGGCGTCGGCGTCACCCGAGGCCCGCTGGCGCGCGGCGTTCGGCCGGGCCCGGGCGGCGGAGCAGCTCGGGGACGTGCGCGCGGCGCTCGCGACCTATGCCCAGGCCGAGGACCTGCTGGACGGCGAGGCCCTGCGGGTGCCGCTGATGGAGGGCAGGCACGTCTTCCTGCGCGAGCGCGAGCGCGGCAGCCGCGCGTACGTGACGCTCGCGGTGAAAGCGGGACACGTCGAGGAGGCCCTGGAAGTGGCGCGGCGCGCGCGGGCGCGGGTACTCGAGGCCGTGCGGCTGTCCGGCCGGGTGACGCACCTCCCGTCGGCGGAGCGCGCCCGGTGGGACAGCGCCCTCTCGGCCTACCGCCAGGAGCGCGAGGCGCTGGATGAAGAGGCCGCGCGGGACTGGCGGCTCTCCGCGGCCCGTCTCGCGGAGGTCCGCCAGGCCCGGCGGCTGCGCGAGGAGCGACTGCGGGCGCTCCTGGAGGAGGCGTTCTCCCTGCTGGCGCCTGCCTCCGCAGTGAGCCCCTCGCGGGGCGCGCGCGCCCGCCCCGTGCCCGGTGAGCTGTGGCTCGTCTACTACCCGGCACCGCGAGGCTGGGTCGGCTTCGCGGCCGACGACCGCGGCGTGACGGCCCGCTTCCTCGAGCCCGTCTCCCCCGGCGCTCCACCCGCGACGCTGGCCGCCACCCTGCTGGAGCCCTTTCACGCGGAGCTGGCCGCGGCGAGGCGCGTCACCCTGGTGCCCTACGGCGTGCTTCGCGCCGTGGACTTCCACGCCCTGCCCTTCAACGGGGACGCACTGGTCGCGGGGCGTCCGGTGGCCTACGCGCTGGACCTGGCGAGATCGGAGTCGAGGCTGGCCGGGGCCGGAGCCCGGGAGCGCACCGCGCTCATCGTCGCGGACCCCGAGGGCAACCTCCCCCAGGCGCGTGAGGAGGCGCGGCGCGTCGACGAAGCGCTGCGGGGGGACTGGCGCGTCCAGATGCTGTCGGGCCCCGCCGCGACGGGCGCCGGGGTTCGCGCAGCCCTCGAGCGCGCGGAGCTCTTCCACTACGCGGGGCATGGGCGCTTCGCCGGGCTCGGCGGGTGGGAGAGCACGATGCCCCTCCACGAGGGGCGGCTGCTGGTGGGGGACGTGCTGGCCCTGCGCCGCGTGCCCTCCTGGGTGGTGCTCTCGGGCTGTGAGACGGTTCGCGCGGCCCAGGACTCCCCGGTGGAGGGCCTGGAACTGGCGCAGGCCTTCCTCGCCGCAGGCGCCCAGGGGGCCGTGGCCGCGTGGCGCGAGGTGGATGACGCGCACGCCATGGAGCTGATGCGGGCGCTCTACCGCGAGGGCGGACCCGGCACCTCCACCGAGCTGCCGGACGCGCTCCGCCGCGCCCAGCTCGAGCTTCGCGCCAGCCGGCCGGAGTCGGACTGGGCCGCCTTCCGCGCACTCGTTCCATGA
- a CDS encoding RNA polymerase sigma factor, with translation MTRGVTEGTSELVERALARDGEALRALVDALTPVIQARVARALLRRAVAASGRNIRQEVADLTQDVFAALFAEQGKALRAWKPERGLTLASFVGFVAERQVASILRTARRSPWTEDPTLMEELDTPEDHSGVELRLESQQMLEALLDRLREELSPLGLSLFELIFIQQRTVPEVCEQMRMSREAVYAWQSRLGKLSRRLGAELLSDPHGPPQIRKVSDFP, from the coding sequence ATGACTCGCGGCGTAACGGAGGGAACCTCGGAGCTGGTGGAACGCGCGCTCGCCCGGGATGGCGAGGCGCTGCGCGCGCTGGTGGATGCGCTCACCCCCGTCATCCAGGCCCGCGTGGCGCGAGCCCTGCTGCGCCGGGCCGTGGCAGCGAGCGGGCGGAACATCCGCCAGGAAGTGGCGGACCTGACGCAGGACGTGTTCGCCGCCCTCTTCGCCGAGCAGGGCAAGGCGCTGCGGGCGTGGAAGCCCGAGCGCGGCCTGACGCTGGCCAGCTTCGTCGGCTTCGTCGCCGAGCGGCAGGTGGCCTCCATCCTCCGGACGGCGCGGCGCAGTCCCTGGACGGAGGACCCCACGCTGATGGAGGAGCTCGACACCCCCGAGGACCACTCGGGCGTGGAGCTGCGGCTGGAGTCCCAGCAGATGCTGGAGGCCCTCCTGGACCGCCTGCGCGAGGAGCTCAGCCCGCTGGGCCTCTCCCTCTTCGAGCTCATCTTCATCCAGCAGCGCACGGTGCCCGAGGTCTGCGAGCAGATGAGGATGAGCCGGGAGGCCGTCTACGCCTGGCAGAGCCGGCTGGGGAAGCTGAGCCGCCGGCTCGGCGCGGAGCTCTTGTCAGATCCGCACGGCCCGCCGCAAATACGCAAAGTGAGTGACTTCCCATGA
- a CDS encoding trypsin-like serine peptidase encodes MSVDSSHVHRRSVRTPVALSLIAGLVGFSAPAEAADERDIVQSPIVFPWNTVVKVKLGPLGGGRGSGGLIAGCTILTNGHVVWNGQTGTWREVASVHPGSYYSEVQGSSVDPYGSKVDSGRATNTKWIATLDSKYDYGAIFVSSSFAGMGINTYIPVAFEEEPGFINLSGYPSESLPLAGVGVNQEQWRGFGDVGLYESRRMYYDATSTGGASGSPVWVYYSSTNERYIVGVNRGHSAAWDGIGVRMVSQNQNVVEGWMNRLCFIGPGVPGAGQPLPRLSLSALLQTRKTVLGAPIPLHPPGYFRVVSPPSNRDGLIPKREVLQIIEGTYYRWQEFHAPGDAVHGAVEGDPDGQLAPTRFVHLVAPENRWLTAEEASVVLSASLLWMKSAQPTNPVLDPSSSQVQAVQPPAPLQVNDDPTQPEVGVQSSN; translated from the coding sequence TTGTCCGTTGACTCGTCACACGTTCATCGCCGTTCCGTCCGCACGCCGGTTGCCCTGTCTCTCATCGCCGGTCTCGTCGGGTTCTCCGCCCCAGCGGAGGCCGCCGACGAGCGCGACATCGTCCAGAGCCCCATCGTCTTCCCGTGGAACACCGTGGTGAAGGTGAAGCTCGGCCCGTTGGGTGGAGGCCGCGGCAGCGGCGGGCTCATCGCGGGCTGCACCATCCTGACCAACGGGCACGTGGTCTGGAATGGCCAGACAGGCACCTGGCGTGAGGTCGCGTCGGTCCATCCCGGCAGCTACTACAGCGAGGTGCAGGGCAGCAGCGTCGACCCCTATGGGAGCAAGGTGGACTCGGGGCGCGCCACCAACACGAAGTGGATTGCCACGCTGGACAGCAAGTACGACTACGGCGCCATCTTCGTGTCGAGCTCGTTCGCCGGCATGGGCATCAACACCTATATCCCCGTCGCGTTCGAGGAGGAGCCCGGCTTCATCAACCTGTCGGGCTATCCGTCCGAGTCGCTGCCGCTCGCGGGGGTCGGCGTCAACCAGGAGCAGTGGCGCGGGTTCGGCGACGTCGGCCTCTACGAGTCGCGCAGGATGTACTACGACGCGACCTCGACGGGAGGCGCCAGCGGCAGCCCCGTCTGGGTCTACTACAGCAGCACGAACGAGCGGTACATCGTCGGAGTCAACCGGGGGCACAGCGCCGCCTGGGATGGAATCGGCGTTCGCATGGTCTCCCAGAACCAGAACGTCGTCGAAGGCTGGATGAACAGGCTGTGCTTCATCGGGCCCGGAGTGCCGGGCGCCGGTCAGCCGTTGCCGCGGTTGTCGTTGAGCGCGCTGCTGCAGACTCGGAAGACGGTGCTGGGCGCCCCCATCCCGCTGCATCCGCCGGGGTACTTCCGCGTGGTGAGCCCGCCGAGCAACCGCGATGGCCTCATCCCGAAGCGTGAGGTCCTGCAGATCATCGAGGGCACGTACTACCGCTGGCAGGAGTTCCACGCGCCGGGTGACGCCGTCCACGGGGCGGTGGAGGGAGACCCGGATGGGCAGCTCGCGCCCACCCGCTTCGTCCACCTCGTGGCCCCGGAGAATCGCTGGCTCACGGCCGAGGAGGCCTCGGTGGTCCTCTCGGCGTCGCTCCTCTGGATGAAGTCCGCGCAGCCGACGAACCCGGTCCTCGACCCGTCGTCTTCGCAGGTCCAGGCCGTGCAGCCTCCCGCGCCGCTTCAGGTCAACGACGATCCCACCCAGCCGGAAGTCGGGGTCCAGAGCTCGAACTGA
- a CDS encoding DUF3565 domain-containing protein, translating into MNQKITGFHRDQEEHWVADLECGHRQHMRHDPPWVVRPWILTEEGRRSRLGVELDCKRCDEAGRAVAEAVREALRTAARQAYEDGGLSGLCAEGRWELALDALGSTDLLPVIHRALERVSSSSGPRLPAGWDRR; encoded by the coding sequence CATCGCGACCAGGAAGAGCACTGGGTCGCCGACCTCGAATGTGGCCACCGGCAGCACATGCGCCATGACCCGCCCTGGGTGGTGCGCCCCTGGATCCTCACGGAGGAAGGGAGGCGCAGCCGGCTGGGAGTCGAGCTCGATTGCAAACGCTGTGACGAGGCAGGGCGCGCGGTCGCCGAGGCGGTACGCGAAGCGCTGAGGACCGCGGCCCGGCAAGCGTATGAGGACGGAGGCCTGAGTGGCCTCTGCGCCGAGGGCCGGTGGGAGCTGGCCCTGGACGCGCTCGGTTCAACAGACCTCCTCCCGGTCATCCACCGCGCACTCGAGCGCGTCAGTTCGAGCTCTGGACCCCGACTTCCGGCTGGGTGGGATCGTCGTTGA